Within the bacterium genome, the region AAGTAGCACTAGGCTAAAGTATACTGGTTTGCCTGGGCGGCTCACGCTCAGGCTAAAACGCCAGTTCGTGGCTCTGGAAACGGGGTATATTGGTAACTGGCACCCACGGTTGCATTTTCTGATAGTTTCTATAGGGTAGAGGACGAGTTATACTGGTGCAGCGCGCCTGTACAACTCTGATCCCTTTGTTTCTGTTCTGGATGGTTCTGTTAAGAGAGGTGCTTGCTAGGGATCCTCTCCGCAGGAACGAAAGAAGTGCTGGAGGGTCCGGAGCGACTTTGATGCGGCGGGCTGATACATCACTCGACGCGAACGCTGAGTCGTCTTGGCGCCATCAGGTTCATGAGGTCGTTCCTCACAGGGAAGATCCTCACAGGGAAGATCCTTACAGGGAAGATCCTTACAGGGGAGATTCTTACAGGGAGCTATAGGTTTTTCTCCATAAAGAGAAGTAGACCGTAGAGAAGAGTAGTTTGCGTAGATGTTCAAACGAAGTAACAACACGGACCTGATGAACACGAATTCCCAGATTCCTACATTACGTCACAGTACTGATGTACACAGTATGGATATTGATTCCTCCTATAGTAGGAGTGCCTCGGGTGCGGAAGAGGGCAGTGTGGTCGTTTCGCCAGACGAGCAACTGGATTCTCATGATCTACTAATGCGTTTCGCACCATCTTCAGTCTTTTCTCCTTCTAATCCTTCGGGTGGCGGGAGAGGTTTTCTTGGTCTAGGTGGTTTTTTGAGGCAGGGAGCGTTCAAGCAGTAAAGACTGCGCAGTGTTTCTCTCAGGGCTGCGATGCAGTTTGAGTGAGCGGCGGACGGGACTCTGAGGAGTGATAAATAGATTTTTGATTTACTTGGTGTAGGTGGGTGAGAAAGACCTCTACCGCGGTGGTTAGAAAAACCCGCCCACACCTTTAACAAACAGGACTATTCGGTATGGCTTCAAAGCTAAAGACTAACCTCCGATTAAGAAAGAACTATTCACGAATTGAAGAAATAGCAGAGATACCTCATCTCTTATCTATACAGAAGCAGTCCTACGAGAAGTTTCTCCAGACGAATGTGCCCGTAGAGAAGAGGGCAGAGATTGGCTTAGAGAAAGTCTTTAAGTCGGTGTTTCCAGTATCAGACTATAACAACACGGCAACGCTAGAGTACGTAAAGTACGATTTGGGTCAGCCGAAGTACGATGTCGACGAGTGTCGAGACCGAGGCATGACGTGGGCAGCCCCTCTCCGAGTTACCATCCAGCTTGTTCTTTGGGATGTTGACGCTGAAACGGGGAACAAGACGCTGAGCGCATTGAAAGAAGATGTCGTGTACTTTGGAGAAATCCCCCTGATGACAGAACGGGGAACATTTCTCATTAACGGAACCGAACGTGTAATCGTAAGTCAACTGCACCGGTCTCCAGGGGTATTTTTTGGGCACGATGAAGGTAAGAGCCACATCTCAGGCAAGTTGCTCTACAGTGCGCGTATAATTCCCTACCGAGGTTCATGGATAGACCTCGAGTTTGATATAAAAGACATCTTACACGTACGTATCGACAGGCGGAGAAAACTCAACGTTAGTATTTTGTTGCGTGCTTTGGGCTACTCAACCGACGAAATTCTAGGCGAGTTCTACCGTCAAGATAAGGTTTATTTCGGAAAGCGAGGGCTAATCACCAAGGAGTTTGTTGCTGAGCAGCTCGAGGGACAACGATCATTTCGGGAAGTAAAGTCTGGCACCAAAGTTCTTTGTAAGAAGGGTGGGAAGTTTAATAGGGCAGTGCTTCGTCGGATGAAAGAGGCCGGCATTACTCACCTTGAAATCGATCCAGATTCTGTAAACGGCATGGTGGTAGCAGACACGATCATTCAAGCAGAGGATGATATTATTCACCCGACAACAGGAGAGATTCTTGTCGATGCTGGAGAGTTGCTGATTGGTTGGGATGTGATCAAGGAGCGTTTTGCAGAAGTTGTTGACCGGCTCTCTGAAGATAAGGTTCGAGAGCTGCTTGAAGACCTCGATGTACTGATTTACGCAGGGGAAGAGCTGACTCCTGATAAAGTAAATGCAAAGGGAGAAGTGGTTGAACAAGGCACTCTTTCTGTTCTACTCGGTCAAGGGGTAGAGATGCTTCGCGTGCTTTACCTTGAGGAGAACGATATCGGCAGCAGCCTGCTCAAGACGCTACTCACTGATAAAATGGAGCCGGAAAGAGGAGACTTGTATGCCCGTCTCTCGGGGCAACCCGTGACAGATAGCCTTGTGGAAATCTACAGGAGGCTACGTCCTGGAGATCCACCGCGTCCTGAGACAGCAGCAGCAACGTTCAAGAACTTGTTCTTCAATGCAGATCGGTATGATTTATCAGATATCGGTCGTTATAAACTCAATCACAAGTTGTACGTGTCCCAGGGCAAAGAGGCTCCAGCGCTCGACCTCGGTGTATTAACTGAGCAAGATATCGTTGAGTCTGTTCGCTATCTTTTAAATCTGAGAAATGGAACCGATCCCGTCCGGTACACCGTTGACGACATTGATCATTTGGGTAACCGCAGAATTCGCGCAGTAGGAGAATTGATTGAGAATCAGTTCAGGATAGGTCTTGTGCGAATGGAGCGAGCTGTTAAAGAGCGAATGGGAATGCAGGATATTGACACGCTGGTTCCGCAAGATCTCATTAACTATAAACCCGTCGCGGCAGTAGTGAAGGAGTTCTTTGGCTCTTCTCAGTTGTCACAGTTTATGGATCAGACGAATCCACTTTCTGAGATTACTCACAAGCGCAGACTTTCAGCGCTTGGGCCAGGAGGACTCACGCGTGATCGAGCTGGGTTTGAGGTTCGGGACGTGAACCCAACTCACTACGGGAGAATTTGTCCGATTGAGACGCCGGAAGGGCCGAATATTGGATTGATTTCTTCCTTGGCAACCTATGCACGGGTAAACGACTTCGGTTTTCTTGAGAGTCCATACCGAGTGGTCGATAATGATGGTTCGGTGACGTCAGATATTGTTTATTTATCGGCTCTCGAAGAGGAAAGGGAAACGATAGCCCAGGCATCGGCGGGACTCGATGAGAAGGGGAAATTTTCGGCTCCAGCGGTACAAGCTCGAGACCGTGGAGAGTTCGTTCTCGCACCACCAGAGAAAGTCACAAAAATGGATGTTAGTCCGAAGCAGATTGTGAGTGTTGCTGCGTCACTGATTCCATTTTTGGAAAATGATGATGCGAACCGAGCTCTGATGGGATCAAACATGCAACGCCAGGCTGTGCCTTGCTTGAAAGCGCAGGCTCCACTTGTAGGTACGGGAATGGAGCAGGTAGTAGCGCGAGACTCAGGCGCCACGGTAGTAGCGAAGAGGCCAGGTAAAGTCGTATCGGTAGATGCGGAGAGAATTGTTGTTCGTGCAGATAAGCCAGCAGCAGATGATCCGCTCGATACCGGTGTCGATATCTACAAGCTCGTGAAATATCGACGTTCGAATCAAGATACATGTATCAACCAGAAGCCGATCGTGGCAGAGGGCGAAAAGATTGTAAAAAATGAGATCCTTGCTGATGGACCGAGCACGGAGATGGGCGAACTTGCACTCGGACAGAACGTACTTGTCGCCTTCATGCCTTGGAACGGGTACAACTTTGAGGATTCGATTCTTATCAATGAGAACTTGGTGAAGGATGATATCTTCACCTCGATTCATATTGAGGAATTTGAGTGCGTTGCTCGAGATACCAAGCTTGGTAAGGAAGAAATTACCCGTGATATCCCAAATGTTGGTGAAGAGGCCCTGAAGGATCTTGACGATTCTGGAATTATTCGGATTGGTGCTGAAGTAGCCCCTGGGGATATTCTTGTCGGAAAGATTACGCCGAAGAGTGAGACGCAGCTCAGTCCTGAAGAGAAGCTCCTACGAGCAATTTTCGGGGAAAAAGCTGGAGAGGTTCGGGATACAAGCCTCAAACTTCCTCCGGGAGTAGAAGGAACTATCATTGCGACTCAAGTCTTTGCTCGGAAGGGAACTGATAAGGACGAGCGTTCAATTCAGATCGAAGAGCGCGAGCAGGCGAGGCTTGAGGGTGATTATCGGGACGAAGTGAATATTATTCGCGATGCTGCTCTCAAAGAGATCCAAGAGTTACTGGTTGGAAAGTCAACCACTGCACGTCTTGTGGATGAGAGTCGGGCGGAGCTTGTGGCGAAGGGCGTAGAGTTAACTCCTGAAATACTTGCTTCTATTCCGTTTGAGTACCAGCGGGATATTCAGGTTGGGGATGAGAGTCTGCAAGAGCGTATTAATCAGGTTGTTGTCCGAACTGGACAGCTCATGAATAGTAAGCGCGCACTGCTTAATGAAAAGATCGAACGGTTAAAAGAAGGCGATGAGCTTGCTCCTGGCGTGATTAAGATGGTCAAGGTGTTTATCGCCATCAAGCGCAAGCTGCAGGTGGGAGATAAGCTTGCTGGGCGGCACGGAAACAAGGGGGTGCTTTCACGTATCGTGCCTCAGGAAGATATGCCGTACCTCGCTGATGGAACGCCCGTGGATGTCGTGCTGAACCCTCTTGGGGTTCCTTCACGAATGAACATTGGGCAGATTCTTGAGACGCATCTCGGATGGACGGCGTGGAATGTCGGAAGAATTCTGCGCGAAGAATTGGATAAAGTAATAGATCCAATTTCTGGAGCGCCTCGAACTGAATCTACCTCACAGTTAAAGAAGGAAGTAGCGGATAAGATTCGTGGGCTTCTCGTGCATGTGATGAACAGTTCGAAGGACATGTCATTCATTAACAAGTTGTCTGATGAAGGTGTGTTAGAGCTGGGTCGTAGAGAAATGAAGGGAGTGCATTTTGCCACACCTGTGTTTGACGCTGCGACCGAAGATGATATTGCGGATATGCTCCAAGTAACCGGCCAAAACGCTTCGGGGCAGGTGCAGCTCTATGATGGTCGCTCTGGAGAGCCGTTTAAAGAACAGGTCACGGTCGGGGTGATGCATGTGTTGAAACTGGATCACTTGGTTGATGACAAGATTCACGCCCGCTCAATAGGACCTTACTCGCTTGTTACCCAGCAGCCGTTGGGCGGGAAAGCTCAGTTTGGT harbors:
- the rpoB gene encoding DNA-directed RNA polymerase subunit beta, with protein sequence MASKLKTNLRLRKNYSRIEEIAEIPHLLSIQKQSYEKFLQTNVPVEKRAEIGLEKVFKSVFPVSDYNNTATLEYVKYDLGQPKYDVDECRDRGMTWAAPLRVTIQLVLWDVDAETGNKTLSALKEDVVYFGEIPLMTERGTFLINGTERVIVSQLHRSPGVFFGHDEGKSHISGKLLYSARIIPYRGSWIDLEFDIKDILHVRIDRRRKLNVSILLRALGYSTDEILGEFYRQDKVYFGKRGLITKEFVAEQLEGQRSFREVKSGTKVLCKKGGKFNRAVLRRMKEAGITHLEIDPDSVNGMVVADTIIQAEDDIIHPTTGEILVDAGELLIGWDVIKERFAEVVDRLSEDKVRELLEDLDVLIYAGEELTPDKVNAKGEVVEQGTLSVLLGQGVEMLRVLYLEENDIGSSLLKTLLTDKMEPERGDLYARLSGQPVTDSLVEIYRRLRPGDPPRPETAAATFKNLFFNADRYDLSDIGRYKLNHKLYVSQGKEAPALDLGVLTEQDIVESVRYLLNLRNGTDPVRYTVDDIDHLGNRRIRAVGELIENQFRIGLVRMERAVKERMGMQDIDTLVPQDLINYKPVAAVVKEFFGSSQLSQFMDQTNPLSEITHKRRLSALGPGGLTRDRAGFEVRDVNPTHYGRICPIETPEGPNIGLISSLATYARVNDFGFLESPYRVVDNDGSVTSDIVYLSALEEERETIAQASAGLDEKGKFSAPAVQARDRGEFVLAPPEKVTKMDVSPKQIVSVAASLIPFLENDDANRALMGSNMQRQAVPCLKAQAPLVGTGMEQVVARDSGATVVAKRPGKVVSVDAERIVVRADKPAADDPLDTGVDIYKLVKYRRSNQDTCINQKPIVAEGEKIVKNEILADGPSTEMGELALGQNVLVAFMPWNGYNFEDSILINENLVKDDIFTSIHIEEFECVARDTKLGKEEITRDIPNVGEEALKDLDDSGIIRIGAEVAPGDILVGKITPKSETQLSPEEKLLRAIFGEKAGEVRDTSLKLPPGVEGTIIATQVFARKGTDKDERSIQIEEREQARLEGDYRDEVNIIRDAALKEIQELLVGKSTTARLVDESRAELVAKGVELTPEILASIPFEYQRDIQVGDESLQERINQVVVRTGQLMNSKRALLNEKIERLKEGDELAPGVIKMVKVFIAIKRKLQVGDKLAGRHGNKGVLSRIVPQEDMPYLADGTPVDVVLNPLGVPSRMNIGQILETHLGWTAWNVGRILREELDKVIDPISGAPRTESTSQLKKEVADKIRGLLVHVMNSSKDMSFINKLSDEGVLELGRREMKGVHFATPVFDAATEDDIADMLQVTGQNASGQVQLYDGRSGEPFKEQVTVGVMHVLKLDHLVDDKIHARSIGPYSLVTQQPLGGKAQFGGQRLGEMEVWALYAYGAAYSLQEFLTVKSDDVSGRTRMYESIVKGEHVLEPGLPESFNVMMKELQSLGLNVELVEEPSEEDLEEAEEGEGSLQVGSDAASGSTELAIG